A portion of the Acidobacteriaceae bacterium genome contains these proteins:
- a CDS encoding prephenate dehydrogenase/arogenate dehydrogenase family protein, whose translation MATRVLILGTGLIGASIGLALKALAPEHGVGEVLGWDASAAESAAALQAGAVDRVLPQIEDVFEPGVADIYVLAVPVLPILDWMERLAAVLGESQLVTDVGSTKVAICAKADELYNTAGKAAFLPGHPMAGKESGGAGLAEASLFAGATWLFTPLVADGALAAQWRAWVTAMGAVTREIAAERHDTVCAWVSHLPQMLSTAFAALLEDSFGEDEAAMEDIRAIGGRALRETTRLGASPYSMWRDIALTNTKPLAATLFALEQQLAHVRENLRTPELREEFKVANRFRAK comes from the coding sequence ATGGCGACGCGCGTTCTCATTCTTGGAACAGGACTTATCGGAGCCTCGATCGGGCTAGCGCTGAAGGCGCTAGCACCGGAGCATGGCGTGGGTGAGGTGCTGGGATGGGATGCGAGCGCGGCTGAGTCCGCCGCGGCGCTGCAGGCTGGTGCGGTCGATCGGGTTTTACCCCAGATCGAGGACGTCTTTGAGCCGGGAGTGGCCGACATCTATGTGCTGGCCGTGCCGGTGCTGCCGATCCTGGACTGGATGGAGCGGCTTGCGGCGGTGCTTGGTGAGTCACAGCTTGTGACCGACGTTGGCAGCACGAAAGTTGCGATCTGCGCCAAGGCGGACGAGCTCTACAACACTGCGGGCAAGGCGGCGTTTCTGCCGGGGCATCCGATGGCGGGAAAAGAGTCGGGCGGCGCGGGATTGGCCGAGGCTTCGCTCTTTGCAGGAGCGACCTGGCTGTTTACGCCACTGGTTGCGGATGGTGCTTTGGCGGCACAGTGGCGCGCCTGGGTGACGGCGATGGGCGCGGTGACGCGTGAGATCGCGGCCGAGCGGCACGATACGGTTTGTGCGTGGGTTTCGCATCTGCCGCAGATGTTGTCGACGGCGTTCGCGGCCCTGCTCGAAGACTCGTTCGGCGAGGACGAGGCTGCGATGGAGGACATTCGCGCGATCGGTGGACGTGCTCTGCGCGAGACGACTCGACTTGGAGCAAGTCCTTACAGCATGTGGCGCGATATTGCGCTGACGAATACGAAGCCGCTGGCGGCGACGCTGTTTGCGTTGGAGCAGCAGTTGGCGCATGTGCGGGAGAATCTGCGGACGCCAGAGTTGCGCGAAGAGTTCAAGGTAGCGAATCGGTTCCGCGCGAAGTAG
- a CDS encoding glutamate-5-semialdehyde dehydrogenase, with amino-acid sequence MAARSVREVAVAAKVASRVLAPLEEAVRNAALEAMAEAVDVAAERLFAANAEDLAAAEALSGEEKLSPSTLSRLKLTEGKLREMVEQIRSVAALPDPLGRVLDAMELDDQDPQPNGAAKGLHLQKISVPLGVLAVIFEARPDAVTQIASLAIKSGNAVMLKPGKEVERTATVLVDVLREAVAAAGLPSDLITLVLGRERANEMLAMHDAIDMVIPRGSKSLVEFVQANTRIPVLGHAEGICHIYVDLAADEPLALRVIDDAKLDYPAACNAVETVLVHRDIAATFVPKLAEQLARRGVKLHGDSAVRALAADVDAVTDWSQEYGEPELAMGVVDSLEAAIEHIHKHGSLHTESILTEDATAAERFLREVDAAGVYHNVSTRFADGFRYGFGAEVGISTSKFHARGPVGLDGITTYKYVLRGRGHVAGDYRGSAGRQFTHRREV; translated from the coding sequence ATGGCTGCGCGTAGCGTGCGAGAGGTAGCGGTAGCGGCAAAGGTGGCGTCGCGCGTGCTGGCGCCGCTGGAGGAAGCCGTGCGTAACGCTGCGCTCGAAGCCATGGCTGAGGCCGTGGATGTTGCGGCGGAACGTTTGTTTGCCGCCAACGCGGAGGATCTTGCTGCGGCGGAAGCGTTGAGCGGTGAGGAGAAGCTTTCGCCTTCGACGCTCTCGCGACTGAAGCTGACGGAAGGTAAGCTGCGTGAGATGGTCGAGCAGATTCGCTCGGTGGCAGCGTTGCCTGATCCGCTGGGGCGAGTGCTCGATGCGATGGAGCTGGACGATCAGGACCCGCAGCCGAATGGCGCTGCGAAGGGCTTGCACCTGCAGAAGATCTCCGTGCCTCTTGGTGTTCTGGCGGTGATCTTCGAAGCGCGTCCTGACGCGGTGACGCAGATTGCGTCGCTGGCGATCAAGAGCGGCAACGCTGTGATGCTGAAGCCGGGCAAGGAAGTCGAACGTACCGCGACGGTGCTGGTGGACGTATTGCGCGAAGCTGTTGCGGCTGCTGGCTTGCCGAGCGATCTGATTACGCTGGTGCTGGGTCGTGAGCGTGCAAACGAGATGCTGGCGATGCACGATGCGATCGACATGGTGATCCCGCGCGGATCGAAGTCGTTAGTGGAGTTTGTGCAGGCCAATACGCGGATTCCGGTGCTGGGGCATGCGGAAGGTATTTGTCACATCTATGTCGATCTGGCTGCGGACGAGCCGTTGGCGTTGCGCGTGATCGACGATGCAAAGCTGGATTATCCTGCCGCATGCAATGCGGTGGAGACGGTGCTGGTGCATCGCGATATTGCTGCGACGTTTGTGCCGAAGCTGGCAGAGCAGTTGGCTCGTCGCGGCGTGAAGTTGCATGGTGACAGCGCGGTTCGTGCGCTGGCTGCGGATGTGGATGCGGTGACGGACTGGTCGCAGGAGTACGGTGAGCCAGAGCTTGCGATGGGCGTGGTCGACTCGCTCGAGGCTGCGATTGAACACATTCACAAGCATGGTTCGCTGCATACGGAGAGCATCCTGACCGAAGATGCTACGGCTGCGGAGCGATTCCTGCGCGAGGTGGATGCCGCAGGTGTGTATCACAACGTGTCGACGCGTTTTGCCGATGGCTTCCGCTATGGCTTTGGCGCGGAGGTTGGCATCAGTACGAGCAAGTTCCATGCGCGCGGCCCCGTGGGGCTGGACGGAATTACGACATACAAGTATGTGTTGCGCGGTCGCGGACATGTAGCCGGTGATTATCGTGGCAGCGCAGGGCGGCAGTTTACGCACAGGCGAGAGGTCTGA
- the proB gene encoding glutamate 5-kinase: MRRIVVKLGTNVIMRADGKVALGLLCGLVEQVAALRDQGYEVLVVSSGAVGLGVERLGLSARPTVLAQVQACAAIGQSRLMAFYGDAFDRLNCPIAQVLLTEDDFRDPTRHANLRATLDALLTMGVIPIVNENDTVSTMELERPSDGAPQRERIFGDNDKLSALLVKHIGGDLLVLLSDVDGLYDRNPNEPGATLLPRVDAIDDSVLQMAQGSLSARGRGGMTSKLESANIALRAGKQVVIANGRTPQVLERIMAGEEVGTRFAKPVAAGSW, translated from the coding sequence ATGCGTCGTATTGTCGTCAAGCTGGGAACGAACGTCATCATGCGCGCCGATGGCAAGGTGGCGCTCGGGTTGTTGTGCGGACTTGTAGAGCAGGTTGCGGCTCTGCGTGACCAGGGCTATGAAGTGCTGGTGGTGTCGTCGGGCGCTGTTGGGCTCGGCGTGGAGCGGCTGGGGCTGAGCGCGCGGCCCACCGTGCTGGCACAGGTGCAGGCTTGTGCGGCGATTGGACAATCGCGGCTGATGGCTTTCTACGGCGATGCGTTCGATCGGCTGAACTGCCCGATTGCGCAGGTGTTGCTGACGGAAGATGACTTCCGTGATCCCACTCGCCATGCGAACCTGCGGGCGACGCTTGATGCGCTGCTAACGATGGGCGTGATTCCGATCGTGAACGAGAACGATACGGTGTCGACGATGGAGTTGGAGCGTCCCAGTGATGGCGCGCCGCAGCGCGAACGTATTTTTGGCGACAACGACAAGCTTTCGGCGTTGCTGGTGAAGCATATCGGCGGCGATCTTCTGGTGCTGCTTTCGGATGTCGATGGCTTGTATGACCGCAATCCGAATGAGCCGGGCGCAACGCTGTTGCCGCGTGTGGACGCGATTGATGACAGCGTGCTGCAGATGGCGCAGGGAAGCTTGAGCGCACGTGGACGTGGCGGCATGACCTCGAAGCTGGAGAGCGCCAACATTGCGTTACGCGCAGGCAAGCAGGTAGTGATCGCGAACGGTCGTACGCCGCAGGTGCTTGAGCGCATCATGGCGGGTGAAGAGGTTGGTACACGTTTTGCCAAGCCTGTTGCGGCGGGGAGCTGGTAA